A genome region from Neoarius graeffei isolate fNeoGra1 chromosome 21, fNeoGra1.pri, whole genome shotgun sequence includes the following:
- the ldhba gene encoding L-lactate dehydrogenase B-A chain, whose translation MASVLEKLITSLSSGPAEPPTNKVTVVGVGQVGMACAVSILLKDLCDELALVDVLEDKLKGEMMDLQHGSLFLKTHKIIADKDYSVTANSRIVVVTAGVRQQEGESRLNLVQRNVNIFKHIIPQIVKHSPNCILIVVSNPVDIMTYVTWKLSGLPKHRVIGSGTNLDTARFRFIMAEKLGIHASSFNGYVLGEHGDSSVPVWSGANVAGVNLQKLNPAIGTDQDPENWKEAHKMVVDSAYEVIKLKGYTNWAIGMSVADLTESLVKNLSRVHPVSTMVKGMYGIGGEVYLSLPCVLNSSGVSSVINMTLTDSEVGQLRKSADTLWNIQKDLKDL comes from the exons ATGGCCTCAGTCCTGGAGAAACTCATCACCTCCCTGAGCAGTGGTCCTGCTGAACCGCCCACCAACAAGGTGACTGTGGTGGGAGTTGGGCAAGTGGGCATGGCCTGTGCTGTCAGCATCCTGCTGAAG GATTTGTGTGATGAGCTGGCGCTGGTTGATGTGCTTGAGGACAAGCTGAAAGGAGAGATGATGGACCTGCAGCATGGCAGCCTGTTCCTCAAGACCCACAAGATCATCGCTGATAAGG ACTACTCAGTGACGGCGAACTCGCGCATCGTTGTGGTGACGGCTGGAGTTCGTCAGCAGGAGGGCGAAAGCCGCCTCAACCTGGTGCAGAGGAATGTCAACATCTTCAAGCACATCATCCCTCAGATCGTCAAACACAGTCCCAACTGCATCCTCATCGTCGTCTCCAACCCGG TGGACATCATGACCTACGTGACTTGGAAGCTCAGCGGCCTTCCCAAGCACCGTGTCATCGGCAGTGGCACCAACCTGGACACGGCCCGTTTCCGCTTCATCATGGCTGAGAAGCTGGGGATCCATGCAAGCAGCTTCAACGGCTACGTCCTGGGAGAGCACGGAGACTCGAGCG TGCCTGTATGGAGCGGCGCTAACGTCGCTGGGGTGAACCTGCAGAAGCTCAACCCGGCCATTGGGACAGATCAGGACCCCGAGAACTGGAAGGAGGCTCACAAGATGGTGGTGGACAG tgcCTATGAGGTGATTAAGCTGAAGGGTTACACTAACTGGGCCATTGGAATGAGCGTCGCTGATCTGACTGAGAGCCTGGTGAAGAACCTGAGCAGAGTCCATCCTGTTTCCACCATGGTCAAG ggcatGTATGGGATTGGTGGGGAGGTGTATCTCAGCCTGCCCTGTGTCCTGAACTCCAGCGGTGTGAGCAGTGTGATCAACATGACCCTGACTGACAGTGAGGTGGGGCAGCTGAGGAAGAGTGCAGACACTCTGTGGAACATCCAGAAAGACCTGAAGGACCTGTGA